CGCGCCAGGTTCCCAGCGCGTGCAGACCGCCGAAAAACAGCGCGCCCGCCAGGGCCACGAAGGCAAAGGTCAGGGTGTTGCGCAGCATCAGGCTCAGGCTGGGTTCGTGCTCACGAAACAGTCCGCGCCAGAAAACCGAGGTGAAGCCGTCCATGCCCACGAAGGAGCGCACGGCCACGGCCAGCAGCGGGCCGAAGCACACCGCGAGCGTCACGAGCAGCAACGCGGCGAGCAGCAACGCGACGCTTCCGCGCGCCCTCGGCAACGTCTGACGGCCTGGCTGCAGGGCCACGCTGCGGGCGGCCAGCCACAGGTACGCGCTCGTGGCGAGAATGGTCACCAGCAGCTGCACGCCGACCAGCGCTCCCGCGTCGGCGAGACGCAGCTCATAGGCGGTGAGGGTGTAGATTTCGACTTCGAGCGTGGCGTACTTGCTGCCCCCCAGCAGAAACGGCAAACCGAAACTGAGGGCGCTGTACAAAAACACCAGGGTGGCCCCGGCCAGCAGTCCGGGAAGCGCGAGCGGCAGCGCGACTGACAGGGCCGCGCGCAGGGGCGACTGGCCCAGGGTGCGGGCGGCGGCGATCAGGTTGGGGGGAACACGCGCGAAGCCGGCGTATGACAGCCGCACCATCAAGGGCAAGTTGAAAAACAGGTTGCCGAGAATCACGATGGCGGCGCTTTCGGTCAGGTCGAGCCCGCTGTAGCCGCGCGGCCCGAACAGCGCGAGCAGCCCCATGGCGGCCACGAGGGTGGGTGTGACGAACGGCAGCAGCAGCGCACGCAGAATGGACGCCTTGAAGGGCACGTCAAAACGCGAGAGCAGGTACGCCAGCGGCACACCCAGCAGGGCCGCGAGCGCCGAAGTGCCCACTGCCTGGCGCAGCGTCCAGGCCAGCCGCTCCTGGTAATACGGTTCGCTCCAGGCGTGCCAGGCCACGCCGCCCTCCTGCAGCAGGCGTCCCAGCGGCAGCACCAGAAAGGCCGCCAGCAGGACAAGGGCCGGCGTCGCCAGCCCCCATCCCAGCAGGGTGGCCCGGCGCGGCGCCCTGGGGTTCACCGGACTTTAGCGCCCCCGCACGACGAGGCGCGTCCAGGTATCCGTCCAGATTTGTGCGTTCATGCGAATCTCGGCTGCTCCCAGGGCTGTCACACCCTGAGGCGTCTGGGCGTGCTGGTACACCGGGTCGAGCTTGACCCCTTCACGCGCCGGGTAGACCCACATGCGCGTCGGAAAATCGGCCTGCACCTCCGGGGAGAGCATGAAGTCCACGAACCGGCGTGCCAGTTCGCGCTGCTTGGTGCCCTTCAGGATGCCCACACCTTCGAGCTGCAAAAAGGTGCTGCCCGGCAGGAACAGGTTGGCGGTGGGGCTCTCGGTGATTTTCTTCTCGCTGTAAAACACCTCGGCGGCGGGGCTGGAGGCGTAACTCACGACGATGGGATATTTGCCGCCCGCTCGGGTGAACTCGGTGTAGTACGCGTCGTTCCAGCCGCGGGTGACTTTCAGGCCGTTGTCTTTCATGGCCTTCCACCAGGTCCAGGCTTTTTCGGGACCGAAGTGCTTGACCGTGGCAAGCAAAAAGGCCAGACCAGGGCTCGACGTGGCAGGATTCTGCACGGCCAGCATGCCCTGGTACTCGGGCTTCGTGAGGTCATCGAGGCTTTTCGGCAAGGCCAGCTTGTTTTTTTCGAAGTAAGCCTTGTCGTAATTGAGGGCGACGTAACCGTAGTCGACGGTGTTGAGCAGCCCGTCGGAGGTCAGCGTGAGGCGCGCGGGAACGTTCTTGGCCTGCGGGCTCTTGTACGGTTCCAGGATGCCCGCCGCCCGCGCCTTGCCGAGCAGGGTGTTGTCGATGCCGTACACGACATCGGCAATGGGCGCCTCCTTGGTCAGGATCAGCTTGTTGACCATTGCGCCCGTGTCTCCGCCCTTGATCAGGCGGACCTTGGTGTTGTGGGCCGCTTCGAACTGGGCGAGAAGCTTCTTGTCGACGCTGAAGGAGTCGTGTGTGATGACACTCAGTTCGGCGGCGAGGGCCTGAGAAGCCAGACCGCTCAGCAGAAAGGTGGAAACCAAAATTCGCAGCATAAGAAAGCCCCCTTGCGTCCGCTCGGGGAAGGGTAGAGCAACGTGCGTCCGCCGATGGGTTCACGGCGCGGTCACGCTCCCTCCGCCAGCATGAACTGGATCAGGTTCCTGGGGTATTTCTCAGTCCCGCATGAGCGCGGGACACCCCCGGTGACGCCCCAGGAGTATAGCTCAGCTGCGGTCGGTGCAGTGTGCGGCGGCCACCCGCCGCACAAGGTGCCTGGGTCCTATCTTTACCAAGTGAAATATTTTCAAATGGAAGTATGTCATCTACCGCTCCCGAACTGCTCGACATGACCCGCCTGCTGATCCGCCTCGGTCGACTGCTGCACAATGAAATCGACGAACCGCTGCAAGAATCGCTCGGCCTCGGCATCAAGGAACTGCTGGTGCTGATCAGCATCAGCGAAGGCCAAACCAGCCCCGGGGTCATCGCCGCGCGCCAGTATCTTCCGGCAGCGACTGTCACGCGCCTGATCACCCGATTGCAGGAGCACGGTTTTCTGGAGCGCCAAAGCGATCCCGACGATCTGCGGCGTTTCCGGCTGGTGCTCACCGGGCGGGGAACGGCGGCGCTGCAGCGCCGCCGTGACGAAACCCGGCGTGTCCTGGCTGCCCGCTACGCTCACCTGCCACCCGAGGTGGTCGCGCAAGCCGTGGAGGCGCTGCGCGCGCTGGAAGGGCACCTGCAAGGCGAGGTCGCCCGTGTCTGACCTGTCACCCCGCGACAAGCGACTGGCTTTCTTTGGCGTGCTGACCGTGCTGTTTCTGGCCTCGCTCAACCTGACGGTCGTCGGTACGGCCATGCCGCGCGTAATTTCCGATCTCGGGGGTTTTGATCTGTACGCCTGGGCATTCACCGCGTACGCGCTCACCTCCACCCTGATCATTCCCCTCGTCGGCACGCTGAGCGACAACATCGGCCGCCGCCCGGTGCTGCTGAGCGGCATCGTGATCTTCTCGCTGGGCTCGGTGCTGATCGGCGTTTCGCAGAGCATGGAGCAGCTTATTGCCTTTCGCGCCTTGCAGGGGCTGGGCAGCGGCGCCCTGATGAGCATGGCCTTTGTGACCATCGGCGACATCTTCACCCCGATCGAGCGAGGCCGGTACCAGGGCTACACCGGCGCCGTGTGGGGCATTTCGAGCATCGTCGGACCGCTGGTCGGCGGATTCCTGACCGACCACCTGGGCTGGCGGTGGGTGTTTTTCGTCAATCTGCCCTTCGCGGTGCTGGCCTTTGTGATCATTGCGCGCTTCATTCAGGCCCGGCGCGCCAGCACCCCACGCGCGCTCGACCTGCCGGGCTCCGCCCTGCTGGTGCTGTGTGTCACGCCGCTGCTGCTCGCCCTGAGCTGGGGCGGAAGCGCGTACCCCTGGACTTCTGCGGTCATGCTGGGCCTGCTGGCCTCCGCGCTGACCTTCGGGGTGGCCTTCGCGTGGCGCCAGTTGCGCGCAACCCATCCCATCATCGACCTGCAACTGCTGCGCAACCGCACCTTCGCGGTGGCCAACGTCACCGGCTTTCTCACCACCGCCGGACTCAACGCGGCCATCCTCTACCTGCCCCTCTACATGCAAGGCGTGCGTGGCAGCTCTGCCAGCGGATCAGGAGCGGTGCTGGCGCCCCTGATGCTGGGACTGGTGCTGACCAGCACCATCGCCGGTCAGCTGGTATCGCGCTCAGGCCGCTACAAGACGCTGGTGGTCATTGGGGTGGCCTGCACCACCGTGGCGCTGTATCTCACCAGCCGCCTGGGCGTGGACACGCCCACGTGGCAGGCCACCCTTGTGATGGTGCTGCTGGGCCTGGGTATGGGTCCGGTCAATTCGCTGCTGACCCTAGCCGTGCAGAACGCCACCCCCGCAGAGCAACTCGGCATGGTCACGAGCGCCAACCAGTTCTTCCGGCAGATCGGCGGTACGCTGGCCGTGGCGGTGTTCGGCACCCTGATGACCGCCCACCTCACCCACGACCTGAAAGACCATCTGCCGTCCGCGGCGAGCCGTCTGCCCGCACAGCTGCAAGACGAAGTGGCCAGTCCGCAGCTGTTGACCAGCCCTGATCAGCTTTCGCGTCTGCAGGGGCAAATCGAGGCCGTTGGCGGTCATCAACTGGTCGAGGGCGTCCTGCGCGGACTGCGCGAAGTGCTGTCGCTGGCCCTTTCCGAAATTTTCCTGCTGTCCGCCGCGCTGAGCCTGATCAGCCTGCTGGTCGTGCTGGGCCTGCCCGAGGTGCGGCTGCAGGGAAGTCCTCGCCGGACCCGTAAAGCCCGCCTGACCGAGGCGGCCTCCACGGACTGAGCGGGCGCGTGACCGACGCTCAGCCCGGCTTGGGGAGCGAAAAACCAAAGGTCGCTCCTTCTTCCGGGCGTCCTTCGGCCCAGACCTGCCCGCCGTGCCGGTGAACGATGCGCCGGACGTTGGCGAGGCCCACCCCGGTGCCCTCGAATTCTTCCTGGCGGTGCAGGCGCTGAAACACTCCAAAGAGCTTGCTGCCGTGTGCAGGGTCGAAGCCCACCCCGTTGTCGCGCACGAAGATGGCCCAGCCGTGTTCGTGCTCCTCGGCCCACACGTCGATTCGCGACACCTCGCGTGTTCGGCTGTACTTGAGCGCGTTCGAGATCAGGTTGACCAGCACCTGGTGCAGGGTCTGACGGTCGCCTTGCACCTCGGGAAGACCGCTGACTTTCCAGTTCACCTGCCGTCCGGCCAAATCTGCCTCGCACTCCTGGCGCACGTGTTCCATCAGTTCTGCCAGATTCACCGTTTCCAGGCGCAACGGCAGGCGTGAGGTGCGCGATAATTCCAGCATTGCGTCGATCAGGCTGTTCATGCGTCCCGCTGCGCCCTCCACCACCGAGAGGTACTTCTCGGTTTTGCGGTCGAGTCCGGCGCCCAGCGCCTGGCGAAGCAGGCTGCTAAAGCCCGTGATGTGCCGCACGGGGGTGCGCAGGTCGTGCGACACCGAGTAGGCAAAGGCCTCCAGTTCCTCGTTGGCGGCCTGCAGCTGGGCTTGCTGGGTCTGAAGCTCGCGGACTGCCTCGGCACGCTCCAGGGCCAGACCGAGGTTGCGCACGGCGGTTTCCAGCACTGTCCGGTCGGTCGGCGTCCAGTGGCGCTCTTGGAACAGACCCACGCAGAACAGGCCGACCATGTTACCGCCGATCTCGAGCGGCAGGATCGCGCGGGCCTGCACGTGCCCCATCAAGTCGCGTGGAGCCTCGGCCGTTTCCGGGAAGGAGTCCTGATACCAGGGGCGTCGGGCGGCCCACGAGGTCCCCAGGCCGAGTGCCTCGCGCGGCAGCCCGGCGTTCACCATCGCCTGCAGCGGCCCGGAGCGCAGGTTGCCCGTCTGGGCCTTCGGGTACCACAGGTCCTCGTGCAGTTCGTAATACACAGCGTAGCCGGACGGCAGCAGGCGACACACGATCTCCTGGGCGCTGCGGATCAGGGCGTAGCGGTCGGTCTCGAAGGCGAGGTCGCGGGAAAGGGCGGCAAAAGCTTCCAGAATCTGCGCGCGCGCTTCAAGTTCTACCGCCTGGCGCTGCAGGGCCACCGTGGTGGCGGCGCGCTCCAGGGCGAGCTCCAGACTCCGGCCTACCGCGCGGAACACCAGCCGTTCGCGCTCGGTCCAGGCGTGGGCGTGCCTGGTTCCCATGGTAAGCAGGCCACCGGGCTCGCCGCCGTCGAGGTAAGGATACTGGGCGCCCGCGCCATAATCCTCAGTATGCTCGACACCTTCGCGGTCGGCGTTCCAGCCGTCCACAAACGACGGTCCGCGAACCAGAAACGGGCTCGCGAAGCTCGGGGTATCTGGCAAGAAACCCTCGCGTGCCCGGCTCGCTGCCGCCCCGTCGATGTCTTCTGACAGCACCAGGGCTTTCCAGCGCCCGTCGGAAAGCGTGTAGTAACCCACGCTGACGTCGCGCAGCGAGATTCGCAGGATCTCGACTGCGAGCCGCGCGAGGGTTGTCACATCTGCAGGCTGGGTCGAGGCTTCGGTGAAGCGGGCAAAGGCATTCAGGGCGGCGCGCTCCTCTTCGAGCTCCTGATTGCGTCGTTGCAGCGCGAAGCGTTGCGTTTCCAGGTGTTCGAGCTGCGCGGCGCGTTCCATGGCCAGCCCCAGGGTACGCACCAGGGCCTCGAGCACCGTCCGCTGCGCAGCGGACCAGACATTTCGCTGAAACAGCGCGACCAGCAAAACCCCGACGGGCTGGCCTTCGATCAGCACCGGCAGGCTGGCCATACTGCCGACCGACCCGACGAGCGCGGACATCGGCGGCGCGACTTCAGGATGCTGCGTCGTGTAACACGCTTCACGCCGTGTCCAGGCACAGACCAGCATGGGCGCGTCATTATAGGCCAGCCCGGCATCGATCAGCGCCTGCAGTTCCGGGGGCGGAGCACCGAGCTGCACCTGACAGCGCCACTGTCCGGCGTGTAGTTCGTAATACAGTGCATAACCCCGGGGAAACAGCGACAATGCGACCTGCTGGGCCCGTTGAACCAGCGCGTGAGGCGCGGCGTGCAGCGAGAGGTCCCGCAGCAGGCCTGAAAATTCTCTCAGTACGTCCGGCGCGAGCTGAGCATCGGAATGCACCGTGTCCGTGGGGCGGTCTGGTGTGCGCACATGCTCCGGCGCCCTCAAGCGTGCCAGCGCCCAGTTGAGGGCGCGCCCCACGGCGAGAAACAACCCCTGGTCCGCCGGGTCCCAGGTATTCCGGTTCCACTGGACCACGCTCAACAGGGCGAGCTGACTGCCAAAGGACAGCGGGTAGTGTCCACTCGAGAGCGCTGCATTGTCTGGTGCGGTGGTCGGCGCAGTCCGGTCACCTTCAGGAAAAAAATAGGCCTCGCGCGCGAGTGTCACTTCGCGCAGCGTGCTGGGAGGACGGCCGAGCAGCAGCTGGTGTTCGTGTTCCGCAGTCAGGGTGCGGCTGGCATGGTGGACGTACCACCCCGCCGCCCCTTGTGCTTCCGCGTACACGGCCGTGGTGTCCGGCAAGCCGTCTTGCAGCAACGCGAAGGCCAGCAGCACGGCCTGTTCGAGGGTGGTGCTTTGCGCGTGCGTGCCGAGCAGCGTGGCAAACGCGTCATGTGGCCGCGCCTGCTGCAGGAGCCGTGTGCGTTCGGTTGGCTTTGTGCGGCGCGGCGCGGCCTGGTTGTCACGTTGCTGCTTGGGCGTGCCGTCGGCGGGCATACACCAGCATACGGCGATCCGGGACCAGGCACGGCAGCGCGCGTTCGGTGCAGTTTGAAGGATTTCACCCTTCACAGGCTGCCGGGCGGAACTTAGGCTCGAAGAATGACCACGGTGGTAATCGGAGCTGGACTGGCAGGGCTCACGGCGGCGCGTCTGCTCGGGCGGGCAGGTCGGCGTGTGCGCGTGCTCGAGGCGGGCCGTGAGCTGGGCGGCCGGGTACAGACGCGTCATGTCGACGGCTTTCGGGTGGACCTGGGATTTCAAGTCCTGTTCACCGCTTACCCAGCCGTGCAGCGTAACCTCGACCTGGAAGCGCTGAACCTGACCTCGTTGCCTGCCGGAGCGGTCATTCGGGAGGTCGGGCGCAGCGACACGGTGGGCGACCCGCTGCGCGATCCGGCCTCGGCGTTGTCGACGTTGCGCGCCGCTTCGCTCAGCGCACGTGACAAACTGCTGCTCGCCCGGCTGGTTCTGCGCCTCAAATCACCGGCACCTCACTCGCTGCTGACGGGCACTGCCGAAACCACGCTCGACTATCTGCGCCGCAGTGGATTTTCCTACCGCGCCATCGATCACTTCTTCGCCCCCTTTTTTGGTGGAATCTTTCTCAGGCGCGATCTCAGTACCAGCGCCGGGCTCTTTCGTTACTACCTGCGCATGCTGATCGACGGACCTACGGCCATTCCGCGCGGCGGCATGGGCGAAATCGCCCGGCAGCTGGTCCAGGAGGTCAACGTGACCCCCAACGTGTTCGTGCACGAGCTGCGCCCTCGAACAGATCATGTGACCCTGCTGACGAGCGTTGGTGAAATCGATGCCCGGGAAGTCATCGTGGCCACCAGCCCACCCGAGATTCAGCGTCTGGCTGGTGTCGCGGTGCCGCATACTCCCGTCTCCAGCAGTTACCTGCATTACGCGGCGGACGTGAACCTCGATTCGGAAAAGCGCCTCTTGCTCAATGCGCACGACGGTGTGGTCAACAACGCGATCTGGCTCAGCAACACCGTGCCGGAACTGGCCCCGCCTGGAAAACACCTCTTGAGTGTGACCGTGCTGGGGCGCCCCCGTCAGGACGACACGCAGCTTGACCATGCGGTGCGTGCCGAGCTGTCACGCTGGTACGGTCCGGACGAAGTCGAGAAATTGCGTCTGCTGACACTGGACCACCTTCCCTTCGCTCAGTTCGCGCAGCCGCCAGGATTCGAGGCGTCCCTCGCGGGTCACGCGACTTCCTGGCCTCACGTGGTGATCGCGTCGGAGGCCACCAGTAGCAGTTCCATTCAGGGTGCGATGGAAAGCGGTGAGAAGGCGGCGGCCATTGTGCTGAACGACGTCCAGAGTCTGAGCCGTCCGCGCGGAGCGTAAATGGTGCACTGATCGTCTTATCGTTGTTGTGCGGAGAAACCTTGCTGCGGTTTCTGCGCGATCTGGAACCGCGAAAACTCATCCACCAGGCGAAGGAAATGTCGACTTGGTCAGGACCGTTGCCGAGTGGGCAACGGGAATGTGAAAAATTCGTCGTCCTGCACGGCATGCTTATGATGCCACAATGAGTGAATACCAAGAACCGGTTAAAGCGATCTGAATAAAATGCACACGTCCTGGCGTGCTCAAGTCACTATCCTTTCCAAGGATAGAAACAACGCAAAGTCTTTTCCAAAGATTCTCTCATCGTGACCTGCTCGTGATGTTGCGGGCGGCACTTCGCACTCATGTGACCTCTTTTCAGCTTTCAGGGGTCGCACAAGGAGCCTATGTCCCTGAACTTCGTGCCTCGGAACACTGCACTGCGCCCCTCGGCCCTGCTTCTGCTGTCGCTTGCCCTGGCGGCCTGCGGAAGCCAGCAGCCGGCCAGCACCTCGACCAACGCCGTCACCGCCCAATCCCAGTCGGCGAACTCGGTCAGCGTCGCCGACGAGTCGCCGCAAGCCTGGTTCGTGGAATTTCACAACGCGCCGACTGCTGACGGGGGTAGCCTGAGTGCCACCGAGGCCGACAAGCGCAACTTTCGTGCCGAAGCCAAGCAAAAAGGCGTAAAGTTCACCGAGCGCCGAGCGTTCGGCAAGCTGTTCAACGGGATGTCCGTGCAGGTCGCGCCCGGTGAACTGGCCAAGCTGTCGCGCCTTGCCAGCGTAAAGGCGATTTACCCGGTCGAGACGATCCAGATTCCCGAAACCGAGCAGGTGGCCGAGCCTGACATGACCACTGCCCTCGCCATGACCGGCGCGGACACGGCACAAAAAGAGCTGAATCTGACTGGTAAGGGCGTCAAGGTGGCCGTCATGGACACTGGCATCGATGGAGACCACCCGGCCTTTGCAGGACGCATCGTGGCCAGTTATGACTTCGTCGGCGACGCCTTTACCGGCGGCAACACCCCGGTGCCCGGCGGCCCGCAGGACGACTGCAACGGCCACGGCACGCACGTGGCGGGCATCGTAGGCGGCAATGACCCCGCCACCGGTTTCAAAGGTGTGGCGCCCGAAGTCTCGTTCGGCGCGTACCGCGTGTTCGGCTGCGAAGGCTCCACCCAGTCCGACATCATGATCGCCGCAATGGAAAAAGCCCTCGACGACGGCATGCAGGTGCTGAACATGTCCATCGGTGCGGCCTTCAACACCTGGCCCGAGTACCCCACCGCCAAAGCCGCCACCCGCCTCGTCAACAAGGGTGTGGCCGTGGTTGCCTCGATCGGCAACAGCGGAGCCAGCGGCGCCTTCTCGGCGGGCGCGCCGGGCGTGGGCGAAAAAGTCATCGGCGTGGCGTCGTTTGACAACACCCACGTGCTGCTGAACACTTTCAGCATCTCGCCGGACGGCAAGGGCATCGGCTACCAGAACGCCTCGCCCGCGCCGGTCGCGCCCACCTCGGGCAGCCTGACCTTCGCGCGCACCAGCCCGACCCTGGTCGCCGCCGACGCCTGCGCCGCGCTGCCTGCCAACAGCCTGAGCGGCAAGGTGGCCCTGATTCGCCGCGGTGGCTGCACTTTCCACACCAAGGCCATGAATGCCCAGAACGCGGGCGCGGCGGCGGTCGTGCTGTTCAACAACGCGCCCGGTCCCTTTGGCGCCAGCGTGGCCGGCACCCCGGCGATCACGATTCCGGTCGTGGCGATCTCGGCCGAAGAAGGCGCCATCATCAACGAGCGCCTGAACGCCGGCCCGGTGGAACTCACCTGGACCGCCGAGCGCGGCACCTTCCTGAATGCCAGCGGCGACCTGCTCTCCAGCTTCAGCTCCTACGGTCTCGCCGCCGACCTGAGCCTCAAACCCGACATCGGTGGTCCCGGCGGCCTGATTCGCTCGGCGTGGCCGCTCACGCTGCCGGGGGGTGGGTACAACACCATCAGCGGCACCAGCATGTCCTCGCCGCACGTGGCGGGAACCGTGGCGCTGCTGCTGCAGGCCAAGCCCAACACGCCCTCGCAGGCGGTGCGCAGCATCTTGCAAAACAGCGCCGAACCCAAGCCGTGGTCGGGCAATCGGAACGCGGGCTTCCTGGACTTCGTGCACCGGCAGGGCGCGGGCATGGTGAACATCGTCAATGCTGTGGGTGCCACCACCCGCGTGGAACCGGGCAAGCTGTCGCTCGGCGAAAGCGAAAATGGCCCGGCCACCCGCACCCTCACACTGGAGAACAAGGGCAACAGCGCGGTGACCTACACGCTGTCTCATGCGCCTGCCCTTTCGACCGGCGGTCTGACCAACGCGCCCAGCCCCACCACCGGCTTTGCCTCCGCGAGCTTCAGCGCTCCGAGCGTCACCGTTCCGGCGGGCGGCACCGCCACGATCGACGTCACCATCACCGCCAACCCGAGCCTGGCCGACCGCAGCCAGTACGGCGGTTACGTGGTGCTCACCCCGCAAGGCGAAGGCGGCTCGGTCCTGCGTGTACCCTACGCAGGCATCAAGGGCGATTACCAGAGCATCCGGGTGCTGACCCCCACCGCCAACAACTTCCCCTGGCTGGCCAAGCTTGGCGGTGGCAGCTACACCAGACAAGCCGACGGGGCCAGCTACACCCTCAAGGATGGCGACCAGCCCTTCTTCCTGGCCCACTTCGAGCACCAGGCCCGCCTGGTACGCGCCGAGGTGTATGACGCCAAGAGCGGCAAGCTGCAAGGGCGTGCCTTCAACGAGGAGTACCTGGGCCGCAGCGGCACGGCCACCGGCTTCCGCGCCTTCACCTTCGACGGCACGACCACGCAGGGCAAGCAGGAGCGCACCGTGGCCGACGGCAGCTACTACGTCGAGCTGAAGGTCCTCAAGGCACTGGGCGACGAAAACAATCCCGCGCACTGGGAAACCTGGAAGTCCCCCACCTTCAGCATCAAGCGCTAAAGGGACACAAAAGCACACATCCACGAGGCCCGCACCCGCGGGCCTCGCGCTTTGATCGCTACACTGAAGGCTACATGAGCACCCACGACGCCCCGCCTCAAGCTGTGACCCTGCGCGACGGCACCGTGGTGCTGCTCGATCCCGACACCGCCGCGCAGGTAGCGGGCATGGCTTTTCGGCGCGATCCCACATCCGGCGCGGTCGTGCGCAAGGTCCGTGTCGGTACGGGCGTGAAAACCCAGACGCTGGCGCAGTTCGTGATGGGGGGAGCTGCCCCGCCCGGCATGCTGTGGCACCACAAGAGCGGCGACGCCAGCGACTTTCGCCGCGAGAATCTGCAGGCGGTGCGGCGCGGCACCCATCTGCCGGACGGGCACCACCGCAAGGCCGGGCAAGCGAGCGGTCAGGCGAAACGCCTGACCCGCCCAGACCCCGAGACAGACGCATAAGAAGGGTCAGAACACCAGGGTCTTATTGCCGTCGATCAGCACGCGGTCCTCCACGTGGGCTTTCACGGCGCGTGCGAGCACCGTGCGCTCGATGTCGCGCCCGATGCGCACCAGGGCGCCCAGGTCATCGCGGTGCGAGACGCGCGCCACATCCTGCTCGATGATCGGGCCCGCGTCGAGTTCCTCGGTGACGTAGTGCGCGGTGGCCCCGATGATCTTCACGCCGCGCGTCAGGGCGCTGCGGTAGGGATTGGCCCCCACGAAGGCCGGCAGAAACGAATGGTGAATGTTGATGACCGGCACGCCGACCTCGCGCAGAAAATCGCCGGAGAGAATCTGCATGTAGCGCGCCAGCACCACGAAGTCACACTGGCCCCTCAGCCGGGCGAGCAGGGCCGCTTCGGCTTCGTCCTTTTTGCCTTTTTCGACCGCGATGATCTCGAAGGGCACCCCAAAAGCGTCGGCGTCACCGCGCAGGTCGCCGTGGTTGCTGACAATCAGCGGAATCTCGACCTGCAGTTCGCCGCGCCTTCTGCGCCACAGCAGATCGAGAAGACAATGGTCGTACCGGCTGACCAGCACGGCCATGCGTTTGGGCTCGGCGGTGTACCACAACCGCCAGTCCATTTCGAAAGGAGCCGCGACCACATCCTGAAACGCCCGCTCGAACTGACCCCGGCTGAGGTCGAGTCCGTCGAGGTGAAACTCCATGCGCATGAAAAAGCGCCCGTTTTCGGGGTCGGTGCTGTGCTGGTCGCTGGAAAGGG
The Deinococcus peraridilitoris DSM 19664 genome window above contains:
- a CDS encoding NAD(P)/FAD-dependent oxidoreductase; the encoded protein is MTTVVIGAGLAGLTAARLLGRAGRRVRVLEAGRELGGRVQTRHVDGFRVDLGFQVLFTAYPAVQRNLDLEALNLTSLPAGAVIREVGRSDTVGDPLRDPASALSTLRAASLSARDKLLLARLVLRLKSPAPHSLLTGTAETTLDYLRRSGFSYRAIDHFFAPFFGGIFLRRDLSTSAGLFRYYLRMLIDGPTAIPRGGMGEIARQLVQEVNVTPNVFVHELRPRTDHVTLLTSVGEIDAREVIVATSPPEIQRLAGVAVPHTPVSSSYLHYAADVNLDSEKRLLLNAHDGVVNNAIWLSNTVPELAPPGKHLLSVTVLGRPRQDDTQLDHAVRAELSRWYGPDEVEKLRLLTLDHLPFAQFAQPPGFEASLAGHATSWPHVVIASEATSSSSIQGAMESGEKAAAIVLNDVQSLSRPRGA
- a CDS encoding S8 family serine peptidase, whose amino-acid sequence is MSLNFVPRNTALRPSALLLLSLALAACGSQQPASTSTNAVTAQSQSANSVSVADESPQAWFVEFHNAPTADGGSLSATEADKRNFRAEAKQKGVKFTERRAFGKLFNGMSVQVAPGELAKLSRLASVKAIYPVETIQIPETEQVAEPDMTTALAMTGADTAQKELNLTGKGVKVAVMDTGIDGDHPAFAGRIVASYDFVGDAFTGGNTPVPGGPQDDCNGHGTHVAGIVGGNDPATGFKGVAPEVSFGAYRVFGCEGSTQSDIMIAAMEKALDDGMQVLNMSIGAAFNTWPEYPTAKAATRLVNKGVAVVASIGNSGASGAFSAGAPGVGEKVIGVASFDNTHVLLNTFSISPDGKGIGYQNASPAPVAPTSGSLTFARTSPTLVAADACAALPANSLSGKVALIRRGGCTFHTKAMNAQNAGAAAVVLFNNAPGPFGASVAGTPAITIPVVAISAEEGAIINERLNAGPVELTWTAERGTFLNASGDLLSSFSSYGLAADLSLKPDIGGPGGLIRSAWPLTLPGGGYNTISGTSMSSPHVAGTVALLLQAKPNTPSQAVRSILQNSAEPKPWSGNRNAGFLDFVHRQGAGMVNIVNAVGATTRVEPGKLSLGESENGPATRTLTLENKGNSAVTYTLSHAPALSTGGLTNAPSPTTGFASASFSAPSVTVPAGGTATIDVTITANPSLADRSQYGGYVVLTPQGEGGSVLRVPYAGIKGDYQSIRVLTPTANNFPWLAKLGGGSYTRQADGASYTLKDGDQPFFLAHFEHQARLVRAEVYDAKSGKLQGRAFNEEYLGRSGTATGFRAFTFDGTTTQGKQERTVADGSYYVELKVLKALGDENNPAHWETWKSPTFSIKR
- the purU gene encoding formyltetrahydrofolate deformylase translates to MSDASSQPHTARLLIACPDKRGIVAAVSQFLFSHGANTLSSDQHSTDPENGRFFMRMEFHLDGLDLSRGQFERAFQDVVAAPFEMDWRLWYTAEPKRMAVLVSRYDHCLLDLLWRRRRGELQVEIPLIVSNHGDLRGDADAFGVPFEIIAVEKGKKDEAEAALLARLRGQCDFVVLARYMQILSGDFLREVGVPVINIHHSFLPAFVGANPYRSALTRGVKIIGATAHYVTEELDAGPIIEQDVARVSHRDDLGALVRIGRDIERTVLARAVKAHVEDRVLIDGNKTLVF